The following proteins are encoded in a genomic region of Haloarcula salinisoli:
- a CDS encoding AEC family transporter has product MSLLGIFATAILPIVAVAAVGYALGRYRDVEADALNTITVYVLAPALVVHSLATSQLGGGTILAVVGSVGLFTAVMLAVGEAVGRLSGQREPMLGAFVLVAVFPNTGNYGIPLADFVFGPTGRSVAVLVTALEAVMMYTVGIYIAARGGESDPLADMRRVFGVPFVYAVVVALSARYAGVVPPVESTLMQTLELVGNASIPVMLLILGIQLAGVDIEGTLRPVGAAGALRLLLAPLVASAAVLLVGVGDQTVARAVVLLLATPTGVTTIILVGAFSGVGDGLAPGEFTSATVFVTTVASVLTVTALVAALEAGWLV; this is encoded by the coding sequence GCGGCTGTGGGCTACGCGCTGGGTCGGTACCGCGACGTCGAGGCCGACGCCCTGAACACCATCACCGTCTACGTCCTCGCGCCGGCACTCGTCGTCCACAGCCTGGCCACCTCACAGCTGGGCGGCGGGACCATCCTCGCCGTCGTGGGTAGCGTCGGGCTCTTTACCGCCGTGATGCTCGCCGTCGGCGAGGCGGTGGGCCGACTCTCGGGCCAGCGCGAACCGATGCTGGGCGCGTTCGTCCTCGTCGCCGTCTTCCCCAACACCGGCAACTACGGCATCCCGCTCGCGGACTTCGTCTTCGGACCCACTGGCCGCAGCGTCGCGGTGCTGGTCACCGCCCTCGAAGCCGTCATGATGTACACCGTCGGTATCTACATCGCGGCCCGGGGCGGCGAGAGCGACCCGCTCGCGGACATGCGGCGGGTGTTCGGCGTCCCGTTCGTCTACGCCGTCGTCGTCGCGCTTTCGGCCCGCTACGCCGGCGTCGTGCCGCCGGTCGAGTCGACGCTGATGCAGACCCTGGAACTCGTGGGCAACGCCTCGATTCCCGTCATGTTGCTCATCCTGGGCATCCAGCTGGCCGGCGTCGACATCGAGGGGACGCTCCGACCCGTAGGGGCGGCGGGCGCACTGCGACTCCTCCTCGCTCCGCTGGTCGCGAGCGCGGCGGTGCTACTCGTCGGCGTCGGCGACCAGACCGTGGCTCGTGCGGTCGTCCTCCTGCTTGCGACGCCGACCGGCGTAACCACTATCATCCTCGTCGGCGCGTTCAGCGGCGTCGGCGACGGGCTGGCGCCCGGCGAGTTCACGAGCGCGACCGTCTTCGTCACGACGGTCGCGAGCGTCCTCACTGTGACCGCCCTCGTCGCGGCACTGGAGGCGGGCTGGCTCGTCTAG
- a CDS encoding HalOD1 output domain-containing protein, translated as MRHANTLEFAPETTPTVSERVIHTIADRDGISPLDISPPLFDAVDPDALDRLCGDSDVTVAFEFAGYRVTVRDGSRVELTPLDAAGD; from the coding sequence ATGAGACACGCCAACACACTGGAGTTCGCTCCAGAGACCACCCCCACCGTCAGTGAGCGAGTTATCCATACTATCGCGGACCGCGACGGGATTTCACCGCTCGATATCTCGCCACCGCTTTTCGACGCCGTCGACCCGGACGCGCTCGACCGACTCTGTGGGGACAGCGACGTCACCGTCGCGTTCGAGTTCGCCGGCTATCGGGTGACCGTCCGTGACGGCAGTCGCGTCGAACTCACCCCGCTCGACGCCGCCGGCGACTAG
- a CDS encoding Lrp/AsnC family transcriptional regulator, which translates to MGCNRTDRLGRAIIHHLQTDARKPITEIADAVNVSDNTVRNRIRSLEERGVITGYQATVDYDTAGVQHYYLFVCSVRVSEREQLAEKAREQPSVTEVLTLMTGTHNVYVVAAASRKEAVSDLARRLDKLGLEIEREHLIWRHDRQPFSGFELEMGP; encoded by the coding sequence ATGGGATGTAATAGAACTGACAGGCTCGGCCGGGCCATCATCCACCACCTCCAGACGGACGCCCGAAAGCCCATAACGGAGATCGCCGACGCGGTGAACGTCTCCGACAACACGGTCCGCAACCGCATCCGGTCGCTCGAGGAGCGCGGTGTCATCACCGGCTATCAGGCGACCGTGGACTACGACACGGCCGGCGTCCAGCACTACTACCTGTTCGTCTGTTCGGTCCGCGTCAGCGAGCGCGAACAACTCGCCGAGAAGGCCCGAGAGCAGCCCTCCGTGACGGAGGTCCTCACGCTCATGACCGGCACGCACAACGTCTACGTCGTCGCAGCAGCGAGCAGAAAAGAAGCCGTCAGCGACCTCGCTCGGCGCCTCGACAAACTCGGGCTCGAAATCGAACGCGAACACCTCATCTGGCGTCACGACCGCCAGCCGTTCAGCGGATTCGAACTCGAAATGGGACCGTAG
- a CDS encoding NifU family protein, producing the protein MSTESLARQTRNYISNNVPQIQQHGGSFEVRDVDEAAGTATVAIGGACSGCGIAPMTMKLIRQRLPESVDGLENVEVVQSGGPRAAVMPSKTSEMDEMDEYEDYSPPF; encoded by the coding sequence ATGAGCACAGAAAGCCTTGCACGGCAGACGCGGAACTACATCAGCAACAACGTCCCCCAGATTCAGCAACACGGCGGCTCCTTCGAAGTCCGAGACGTCGACGAAGCGGCGGGGACGGCGACCGTCGCTATCGGCGGCGCCTGCTCGGGCTGTGGCATCGCTCCGATGACGATGAAACTCATACGGCAGCGCCTCCCGGAGAGCGTCGACGGGCTGGAGAACGTGGAGGTCGTTCAGTCCGGTGGCCCCCGCGCCGCCGTGATGCCCTCCAAGACCAGCGAGATGGACGAGATGGACGAGTACGAAGACTACAGTCCGCCGTTCTAG
- a CDS encoding metal-dependent transcriptional regulator, with product MTRAPPYLLALYIAGHREPPPVSSGRVAEMLDRSTATTTETFQRLEEDGLVVYEAYEGTTLTERGVERAAELHETYVRLSWFFRSVLDLENYETEAMRLAGNVSPNVAEKLATTLPYDDPAELAE from the coding sequence ATGACCCGGGCGCCACCCTATCTCCTCGCGCTCTACATCGCTGGCCACCGAGAACCGCCGCCGGTCTCCTCGGGACGAGTCGCCGAGATGCTGGACCGCTCGACGGCGACGACTACCGAGACGTTCCAGCGGCTGGAAGAAGACGGGCTCGTCGTGTACGAAGCGTACGAGGGGACGACGCTCACCGAGCGAGGGGTGGAACGCGCCGCCGAACTGCACGAAACCTACGTTCGGCTGTCGTGGTTCTTCCGGAGCGTCCTCGACCTGGAGAACTACGAGACCGAGGCGATGCGACTCGCCGGCAACGTCAGTCCGAACGTGGCCGAGAAACTCGCGACCACGCTTCCCTACGACGACCCGGCCGAGCTGGCGGAGTAA
- a CDS encoding MATE family efflux transporter, producing MSARERVSAVAERLSGLFKSKEELELTSGPIGKPLLYLSFPIVITNLLQVAYNLADTFWLGQYSTTALAAISFAFPMIFLLISLGMGLSVAGSVLVAQHTGAEEHAQAEYAASQTLTFAIVGSLLLGSVGYFFVEDFLRLLGASQQVLPGATGYLQVVSLGLTTMFGFFVFISLMRGAGDTVTPMLVMLGTVVLNIVIDPFLIFGWGPFPELGVVGAAVATVFSRGLAFAVGIAIMLRGDRGIQVNPRDMVPDFTYLKKLLAIGVPASIEGTGRALSVNAMLFIVGTFSVTVVAAFGVGIRVFSLVFMPAIAMDRGVETMTGQNLGADHPNRAGRANHFAAKVSFALLSILGVITIFAAPAVVSVFSNDPEVVRIGAEFLQWVAPTFGFIGIVRAYSGGFRGAGKTLTAAALAVTMLGVVRLPVAWVMSRPVALPARAADPLFGISATLGTGVVDALAFSLAERGIWLSFGVSNVVAAALAFAWFTRGTWRDADPRADPDAAVADD from the coding sequence ATGAGCGCCCGCGAGCGTGTGAGCGCCGTCGCGGAGCGGCTGAGCGGGCTTTTCAAGAGCAAAGAGGAGCTGGAGCTGACCAGCGGCCCCATCGGGAAGCCGTTGCTGTATCTCTCCTTCCCCATCGTCATCACGAACCTGCTGCAGGTCGCGTACAACCTCGCCGACACCTTCTGGCTCGGACAGTACAGCACGACCGCGCTGGCGGCCATCTCGTTTGCCTTCCCGATGATTTTCCTGCTCATCTCGCTGGGGATGGGCCTGTCGGTGGCGGGCAGCGTGCTGGTCGCCCAGCACACCGGGGCCGAGGAACACGCCCAGGCCGAGTACGCCGCCTCCCAGACGCTGACGTTCGCGATCGTCGGCTCGCTGCTGCTCGGCTCGGTCGGCTACTTCTTCGTCGAGGACTTCCTGCGGCTGCTCGGGGCCTCCCAGCAGGTCCTCCCGGGCGCGACGGGCTACCTGCAGGTGGTCTCGCTCGGACTGACGACGATGTTCGGGTTCTTCGTGTTCATCTCGCTGATGCGGGGGGCCGGCGACACCGTCACGCCGATGCTCGTCATGCTTGGCACGGTCGTGCTGAACATCGTCATCGACCCGTTCCTCATCTTCGGCTGGGGGCCGTTCCCGGAACTGGGCGTGGTCGGGGCCGCCGTCGCCACCGTCTTCTCGCGGGGGCTGGCCTTCGCCGTCGGCATCGCCATCATGCTGCGGGGAGACCGCGGCATCCAGGTCAACCCACGGGATATGGTGCCCGACTTCACGTACCTGAAGAAGCTGCTCGCCATCGGCGTCCCCGCCTCCATCGAGGGGACCGGCCGGGCGCTGTCGGTCAACGCGATGCTGTTTATCGTCGGGACGTTCTCGGTCACGGTCGTCGCCGCGTTCGGCGTCGGCATCCGCGTGTTCTCGCTCGTGTTCATGCCCGCCATCGCGATGGACCGCGGCGTCGAGACGATGACCGGCCAGAACCTCGGGGCCGACCACCCCAATCGGGCGGGACGGGCCAACCACTTCGCGGCAAAAGTCTCCTTTGCCCTCCTCTCTATCCTGGGCGTCATCACCATCTTCGCTGCCCCCGCAGTGGTCAGCGTCTTCAGCAACGACCCCGAGGTCGTCCGTATCGGTGCCGAGTTCCTCCAGTGGGTCGCGCCCACCTTCGGCTTCATCGGCATCGTCCGGGCCTACTCGGGCGGGTTCCGCGGCGCGGGCAAGACCCTCACCGCAGCGGCGCTGGCGGTGACGATGCTGGGCGTCGTCCGGCTCCCGGTCGCGTGGGTCATGTCACGCCCCGTCGCCCTGCCGGCCCGGGCGGCCGACCCGCTCTTTGGGATATCCGCGACGCTCGGAACGGGCGTCGTCGACGCGCTGGCGTTCTCGCTGGCAGAGCGGGGTATCTGGCTCTCCTTTGGCGTCTCGAACGTCGTCGCCGCGGCGCTCGCCTTTGCGTGGTTCACCCGCGGGACCTGGCGCGACGCCGACCCGCGGGCCGACCCCGACGCGGCGGTTGCCGACGACTAA
- a CDS encoding TetR/AcrR family transcriptional regulator, translating to MSDGDAAEEIMCATYRALCSHGYADLTMQDIADESPKSKAALHYHYDSKHDLLCAFLDYLYERFVERTADIEAEDPLDELLALVDVVLQKSESEPEAFETALLEIRAQAPYEPGFRERLGRFETYLVEAFVEVLSRGRDDGTFVADVEPEETARFLVTVLTGASTERVTVGHSVESTRRMLRSYVRQHLLAESGALEA from the coding sequence ATGAGCGATGGCGACGCCGCCGAGGAGATAATGTGTGCGACCTATCGCGCGCTCTGCTCGCACGGCTACGCGGACCTGACGATGCAGGACATCGCCGACGAATCCCCGAAGAGCAAGGCCGCCCTGCACTACCACTACGACAGCAAGCACGACCTGCTGTGTGCGTTTCTCGACTATCTCTACGAGCGGTTCGTCGAGCGGACGGCCGACATCGAGGCCGAGGACCCCCTCGATGAACTACTGGCACTCGTCGACGTGGTGCTCCAGAAGTCCGAGTCCGAGCCCGAAGCCTTCGAGACAGCGCTACTGGAGATACGGGCCCAGGCCCCATACGAACCCGGCTTCCGCGAGCGGCTGGGCCGGTTCGAGACGTATCTCGTCGAGGCGTTCGTCGAGGTGCTTTCGAGGGGCCGCGACGACGGCACGTTCGTGGCGGACGTCGAGCCCGAGGAGACCGCGCGCTTCCTCGTCACCGTGTTGACCGGGGCCTCGACCGAGCGGGTCACCGTCGGCCACTCCGTCGAGTCCACCAGACGGATGCTGCGCTCGTACGTCAGGCAACACCTGCTCGCCGAGTCGGGGGCGCTCGAAGCATGA
- the lrp gene encoding HTH-type transcriptional regulator Lrp, producing MTYENLDRKLVNALLGDGRASLRSLGEDLDVSVTTVSNHLSDLEDEGIINGYTPKVDYDALGYDVTAIIQLKVEGSSLPDVTESLKAHKQMISVYEVTGDYDIIAVGKFTDTDGMNAQIKELLTDPEINESNTSVVLNTASEHEQFELDLE from the coding sequence ATGACGTATGAAAATCTCGACCGCAAGTTAGTGAATGCACTGTTGGGTGACGGCCGTGCCAGCCTGCGAAGCCTCGGTGAGGACCTCGACGTATCGGTGACGACCGTCTCGAATCACCTCTCGGACCTGGAAGATGAGGGTATCATCAACGGCTACACCCCGAAGGTGGACTACGACGCGCTGGGCTATGACGTCACAGCCATCATCCAGCTCAAGGTGGAGGGGTCCTCCCTGCCCGACGTGACCGAGAGCCTCAAAGCGCACAAGCAGATGATATCGGTGTACGAGGTCACCGGCGACTACGACATCATCGCCGTCGGCAAGTTCACCGACACCGACGGGATGAACGCCCAGATCAAGGAGCTGCTCACCGACCCCGAGATCAACGAGTCCAACACCTCAGTCGTGTTGAACACCGCCAGCGAACACGAGCAGTTCGAGCTCGACCTGGAGTAG
- the glnA gene encoding type I glutamate--ammonia ligase, whose translation MTSELSAEAEEVLDEIEEKNVDFLRLQFTDILGTIKNVSITADQAEKAFTEGIYFDGSSINGFVRIQESDMRLDPDPSTFAVLPWREDVEGGSSARLICDVINTSTGEPFEGDPRRVLKNAVDRAEEMGFEVNAAPEPEFFLFKEDEDGNATTEFGDKGGYFDLAPKDLASDVRRDIIYGLEKMGFDIEASHHEVAQGQHEINFTYDDALTTADNVATFRSVVRAIAAQHDLHATFMPKPVPKINGSGMHTHMSLFKDGENAFYDEDGQFGLSDTAQSYIAGILDHAPAIAAVTNPTVNSYKRLVPGYEAPVYVAWSDRNRSALIRKPAARTPAAARVEARFPDPSCNPYLAFAALIHAGLDGIERDLDCQDPIRENIYEFDEAKREEYGIGTLPENLGEAIEELENDEVISSALGDHVYENFVEAKTQEHKEYLVSVSEWEIEQYLEKF comes from the coding sequence ATGACAAGCGAACTTTCCGCTGAGGCTGAAGAGGTACTCGACGAGATCGAAGAGAAGAACGTCGACTTCCTTCGACTCCAGTTCACCGACATCCTCGGCACAATCAAGAACGTCTCGATTACGGCCGACCAGGCCGAGAAAGCATTCACAGAGGGCATCTACTTCGACGGCTCCTCCATCAACGGCTTCGTCCGCATCCAGGAGTCCGACATGCGTCTGGACCCGGACCCGTCGACCTTCGCCGTCCTGCCGTGGCGCGAAGACGTCGAGGGCGGCTCCAGCGCTCGACTCATCTGTGACGTCATCAACACCTCGACCGGCGAGCCCTTCGAGGGCGACCCGCGACGCGTTCTGAAGAACGCCGTCGACCGCGCCGAGGAGATGGGCTTCGAGGTCAACGCCGCCCCCGAGCCGGAGTTCTTCCTGTTCAAGGAGGACGAGGACGGCAACGCGACGACGGAGTTCGGTGACAAGGGTGGCTACTTCGACCTCGCACCGAAGGACCTCGCAAGCGACGTGCGCCGTGACATCATCTACGGCCTCGAGAAGATGGGCTTCGACATCGAAGCCTCCCACCACGAGGTCGCGCAGGGCCAGCACGAGATCAACTTCACTTACGACGACGCGCTGACCACGGCCGACAACGTCGCCACCTTCCGCTCTGTCGTCCGCGCCATCGCGGCCCAGCACGACCTGCACGCGACGTTCATGCCAAAGCCCGTCCCGAAAATCAACGGCTCGGGTATGCACACCCACATGTCGCTGTTCAAGGACGGCGAGAACGCCTTCTACGACGAGGACGGCCAGTTCGGTCTCTCGGACACGGCCCAGTCCTACATCGCAGGTATCCTCGACCACGCGCCCGCCATCGCCGCGGTCACCAACCCGACCGTCAACTCCTACAAGCGCCTGGTCCCCGGCTACGAGGCACCCGTCTACGTCGCCTGGTCCGACCGGAACCGCTCGGCGCTCATCCGCAAGCCGGCCGCCCGCACGCCGGCCGCCGCGCGTGTCGAGGCTCGCTTCCCCGACCCGTCCTGTAACCCGTACCTGGCCTTCGCCGCGCTCATCCACGCCGGTCTGGACGGCATCGAGCGCGACCTCGACTGCCAGGACCCGATTCGGGAGAACATCTACGAGTTCGACGAGGCAAAGCGCGAGGAGTACGGTATCGGGACGCTGCCCGAGAACCTCGGCGAGGCCATCGAAGAGCTCGAAAACGACGAAGTCATCTCCAGCGCGCTGGGCGACCACGTCTACGAGAACTTCGTCGAGGCGAAGACCCAGGAGCACAAGGAGTACCTGGTCTCCGTCTCCGAGTGGGAAATCGAGCAGTACCTCGAGAAGTTCTAA
- a CDS encoding phosphatase PAP2 family protein produces MSRGVGLTELLTELPTAVVVLFAVLTQLGDFWFVSTASLLSYWLASATPRLGRGLTRERGAVLVGLVATAATVSIALKAVFAFPRPPNPEIVAAAAELPWPVEPFYESVVTGQGYGFPSGHATTTVLVWGGFAWALRVGTRRQRYAVAAAVVAVVSLSRLVLGVHYLVDVVAGAAIAGAVLWLAVTRLRTPTRVFAFVTLVAVVGLIAGGSSRDTAAVLGMGIGGLVASTALDSVREPTRRGGAVTATLGAVWLGTLAAAVVLVAPPEPVVSALVAVGMGTALALPLLGERVAKKSGRGSGS; encoded by the coding sequence ATGAGCCGTGGCGTCGGTCTCACGGAGCTTCTCACGGAGCTGCCGACCGCCGTCGTCGTGCTCTTTGCCGTCCTCACACAGCTCGGTGATTTCTGGTTCGTCTCGACGGCGAGCCTGCTTTCCTACTGGCTGGCGTCGGCCACGCCGCGACTGGGACGTGGGCTCACCCGCGAGCGGGGCGCAGTGCTCGTCGGGCTGGTCGCCACCGCCGCCACCGTCTCCATCGCACTGAAGGCCGTCTTCGCGTTCCCGCGGCCGCCGAACCCCGAGATAGTGGCCGCAGCCGCCGAGCTTCCCTGGCCCGTCGAACCGTTCTACGAGTCGGTCGTCACCGGCCAGGGCTACGGCTTCCCGAGCGGGCACGCGACCACGACGGTGCTCGTCTGGGGCGGGTTCGCGTGGGCGCTACGGGTCGGCACCCGGCGACAGCGCTACGCCGTCGCGGCCGCAGTCGTCGCGGTCGTCTCGCTCTCGCGGCTCGTCCTCGGGGTGCACTATCTGGTCGACGTGGTCGCCGGCGCCGCCATCGCTGGGGCCGTCCTCTGGCTGGCCGTGACCAGGCTCCGGACGCCGACGCGAGTGTTCGCGTTCGTGACGCTCGTGGCCGTCGTCGGTCTCATCGCGGGCGGGTCGAGCCGGGACACCGCCGCGGTGCTGGGCATGGGCATCGGTGGGCTGGTAGCGTCGACGGCCCTCGACAGCGTCCGGGAGCCGACCCGTCGGGGCGGTGCCGTTACGGCCACACTGGGGGCCGTCTGGCTGGGCACGCTCGCCGCCGCGGTCGTGCTGGTAGCACCGCCCGAGCCCGTGGTGAGCGCTCTCGTCGCCGTCGGGATGGGGACAGCGCTGGCGCTGCCGCTGCTCGGTGAGCGCGTCGCGAAAAAAAGCGGTCGTGGTAGCGGCAGTTAG
- a CDS encoding YihY/virulence factor BrkB family protein produces the protein MNRNRTVSVGRDLLDAVRTQQVSFLSASIAYYMFVSLLPLLLLGLAVATFVGGDAFADRVVRVLSVTLTPQAANLVGNALTNASGRGGATAVSLAVMLWGALKVFRGVDTAFSRIYDTHEVGGFLDSIVDAAAALGGIGLALVGFAVVGSLGAVFGVDVALSGLVLIPILVVAFLPLYYLFPDTKTTVRGVLPGTVFAAVGWTVLATVFSLYASVAGSFQLYGVIGGVLLLVTWFYFAGQLLLLGAVLNAVLTGGTDRQLQHESLRGSNKAMSEDADSETPPPAETGGVDDLTDEELEELREEFEAFRDDVEDRTLHRDDVESDLKKYVRRRMRRGHARGWGPYVVLLYGTIMTLGAFYYLQSIWAVLAMVVVWLSTLGLYVVMVVVGLGLRVTGLPGIALDKVRDWR, from the coding sequence GTGAACCGGAACCGCACCGTCAGCGTCGGTCGGGACCTCCTCGACGCCGTCCGGACCCAGCAGGTCTCCTTTCTCTCGGCCAGCATCGCCTACTACATGTTCGTCTCGCTGTTGCCACTCCTCCTCCTGGGGCTGGCCGTCGCCACGTTCGTCGGTGGGGACGCCTTCGCAGACCGGGTAGTGCGGGTGCTCAGTGTCACACTGACGCCGCAGGCAGCGAACCTCGTCGGCAACGCGCTCACGAACGCCAGCGGCCGGGGCGGGGCGACTGCCGTCAGTCTCGCCGTCATGCTCTGGGGGGCGCTGAAGGTGTTTCGCGGCGTCGATACGGCCTTCTCTCGCATCTACGACACCCACGAGGTCGGGGGCTTTCTCGACAGCATCGTCGACGCGGCCGCGGCGCTTGGCGGCATCGGCCTCGCTCTGGTGGGCTTTGCCGTCGTCGGGTCGCTGGGCGCCGTCTTCGGTGTCGACGTCGCACTGAGCGGGCTGGTGCTGATTCCCATCCTCGTCGTCGCCTTCCTCCCGCTGTACTACCTCTTTCCCGACACGAAGACGACGGTCCGAGGGGTGCTCCCGGGCACGGTGTTCGCGGCCGTCGGGTGGACAGTGCTGGCGACCGTCTTCAGCCTCTATGCCTCCGTCGCCGGCAGTTTTCAGCTCTACGGCGTCATCGGCGGCGTCCTCCTGCTGGTGACGTGGTTCTACTTCGCCGGCCAGCTCCTGTTACTGGGGGCGGTGCTCAACGCCGTGTTGACCGGCGGCACGGACCGGCAATTACAACACGAATCCCTTCGAGGGTCCAACAAAGCGATGAGCGAGGATGCCGACAGCGAGACACCCCCGCCCGCCGAGACCGGGGGCGTCGACGACCTGACCGACGAGGAACTCGAAGAGCTACGCGAGGAGTTCGAGGCGTTCCGCGACGACGTGGAGGACCGCACGCTCCACCGCGACGACGTCGAGAGCGACCTCAAGAAGTACGTCCGCCGGCGGATGCGCCGGGGTCACGCCCGCGGCTGGGGCCCCTACGTCGTCCTGCTGTACGGGACCATCATGACGCTGGGCGCGTTCTACTACCTCCAGAGCATCTGGGCGGTGCTCGCAATGGTGGTCGTCTGGCTGTCGACGCTCGGGCTCTACGTCGTGATGGTCGTCGTCGGGCTCGGACTCCGGGTCACAGGGCTGCCGGGTATCGCCCTGGATAAGGTACGCGACTGGCGGTGA
- a CDS encoding tRNA (guanine(26)-N(2))-dimethyltransferase: MRVNEGQVTVTVPEQPDAGKGADVFFNPVQELNRDLTVATLRAYRKRTPRVGTYLDATAASGIRGVRAAADGWETSLCDVDDDAVALCRENLEDNGLEGEVHHENANVLMHSEAFDVVDLDPFGTPIPFADAAIQGTKHLLCVTATDTAPLCGAHFESGVRSYGAVPRNTEFHPEMGLRVLLGAMVRTAARYDIAARPVLSHATSHYVRTYLEFDHGAKVANDCIDELGHVYYCQRCLWRESERGLIADAPETCPHCGEHVQTAGPIWLARSCEPEFVQSVAEEVTEEMGTAKKARELCETLAGELDTPTHYDQHRLCKRWGRGAEAMDTFIEKLRAAGYEASRTHYSGTSFKTDADVEAIRDATAE; the protein is encoded by the coding sequence ATGCGCGTCAACGAGGGCCAGGTGACCGTCACGGTCCCCGAACAGCCCGATGCGGGGAAGGGAGCCGACGTGTTCTTCAACCCCGTCCAGGAGCTGAACCGCGACCTGACCGTGGCCACACTGCGGGCCTACCGGAAGCGAACGCCCCGTGTCGGGACGTATCTCGACGCCACCGCGGCCAGCGGTATCCGCGGGGTTCGGGCGGCCGCCGACGGCTGGGAGACGAGTCTGTGTGACGTCGACGACGACGCCGTGGCGCTCTGTCGAGAGAACTTAGAGGACAACGGTCTAGAGGGCGAGGTCCACCACGAGAACGCCAACGTCCTGATGCATTCGGAGGCCTTCGACGTGGTCGACCTGGACCCCTTCGGGACGCCGATTCCCTTTGCCGACGCGGCCATCCAGGGCACCAAACACCTGCTCTGTGTCACCGCGACCGACACCGCGCCGCTGTGTGGCGCCCACTTCGAGAGCGGCGTCCGCAGCTACGGCGCCGTCCCGCGGAACACCGAGTTCCACCCCGAGATGGGGCTGCGAGTGCTGCTGGGAGCGATGGTCCGGACCGCCGCCCGCTACGACATCGCCGCCCGGCCCGTCCTGAGCCACGCCACGAGTCACTACGTCCGCACCTACCTCGAGTTCGACCACGGCGCGAAGGTCGCCAACGACTGTATCGACGAGCTGGGCCACGTCTACTACTGCCAGCGCTGTCTCTGGCGCGAGAGCGAGCGCGGGCTCATCGCGGACGCCCCAGAGACCTGCCCCCACTGCGGCGAGCACGTCCAGACCGCCGGCCCCATCTGGCTGGCCCGGAGCTGCGAGCCCGAGTTCGTCCAGTCGGTCGCCGAGGAAGTCACCGAGGAGATGGGCACCGCGAAGAAAGCCCGGGAGCTGTGTGAGACGCTCGCCGGCGAACTCGACACGCCGACCCACTACGACCAGCACCGGCTGTGTAAACGGTGGGGCCGCGGTGCCGAAGCGATGGACACGTTCATCGAGAAACTGCGGGCGGCGGGCTACGAGGCATCGCGAACGCACTACAGTGGCACATCGTTCAAAACCGACGCCGACGTCGAAGCGATACGCGACGCGACCGCGGAGTAG